From Gavia stellata isolate bGavSte3 chromosome 27, bGavSte3.hap2, whole genome shotgun sequence, one genomic window encodes:
- the B3GALT6 gene encoding beta-1,3-galactosyltransferase 6, whose translation MKLLRLLCRHKTALGLGGLSLFAVVLLYLAKCTSEGLRPLPAPRGLPHNQPAALPPRGARGPHPPAAPPPSPQETAFLAVLITSGPKYSERRSIIRSTWLSAAGRPPHDDIWSRFVIGTGGLGAEELRSLELEQSRHRDLLLLPELRDSYENLTAKVLATYVWLDLHLDFQFALKADDDTFVRLDVLVEELRAKEPRRLYWGFFSGRGRVKSGGKWKESAWVLCDYYLPYALGGGYVISADLVHYLHLSRDYLNMWQSEDVSLGVWLAPIDVKRVHDPRFDTEYKSRGCNNKYIVTHKQSIEDMLEKHQTLAKEGKLCKEEVKLRLSYMYDWGVPPSQCCQRKDGIP comes from the coding sequence ATGAAGCTGCTGCGCCTGCTGTGCCGCCACAAGACGGCCCTGGGCCTGGGCGGCCTGTCGCTCTTCGCCGTGGTCCTGCTTTACCTGGCCAAGTGCACCTCCGAGGGCCTCCGGCCTCTGCCAGCCCCCCGCGGGCTCCCGCACAACCAGCCTGCGGCCCTGCCGCCGCGGGGTGCCAGGGGGCCGCATCCCCCAGCAGCCCCGCCACCCTCCCCTCAGGAGACCGCCTTCCTGGCCGTGCTCATTACGAGCGGCCCCAAGTACAGCGAGCGTCGCAGCATCATCCGCAGCACGTGGCTCTCGGCCGCCGGGCGCCCCCCTCACGATGACATCTGGAGCCGCTTTGTCATCGGCACAGGTGGGCTCGGGGCAGAGGAGCTTCGCAGCCTGGAGCTAGAGCAGAGCCGGCACAGAGACCTCCTCCTTCTGCCAGAGCTGCGGGATTCCTATGAGAACCTGACTGCTAAAGTCCTGGCCACGTACGTCTGGCTGGATCTGCACCTGGACTTCCAGTTTGCCCTGAAGGCCGATGATGATACCTTCGTACGCTTGGATGTGCTCGTGGAAGAGCTGAGAGCCAAGGAGCCGCGTCGCCTCTATTGGGGCTTCTTTTCTGGCCGCGGTCGAGTCAAATCTGGCGGCAAATGGAAAGAGAGCGCCTGGGTGCTCTGTGACTACTATCTACCATATGCTCTGGGTGGTGGTTATGTGATCTCTGCAGATCTGGTGCACTATTTGCATCTTAGCAGAGACTACCTGAACATGTGGCAGAGTGAAGATGTCTCCCTGGGGGTGTGGCTGGCTCCCATTGACGTGAAGAGAGTGCACGACCCTCGTTTTGACACTGAGTATAAGTCACGGGGTTGCAACAATAAGTACATAGTAACTCATAAGCAAAGCATCGAGGACATGCTGGAAAAGCACCAGACCCTGGCTAAAGAAGGAAAGCTCTGTAAGGAAGAGGTTAAGCTCAGGCTTTCCTACATGTATGACTGGGGAGTGCCTCCTTCACAGTGTTGCCAAAGGAAGGATGGCATCCCGTGA